One Natronomonas moolapensis 8.8.11 genomic region harbors:
- a CDS encoding COG1361 family protein, with product MYKRTLVLFVIISLVLSLGASGGVGAQTSNWTLDETSETVTFGPGEDTITDTVTVRNDDRNNSVSLSASIDGGHTVAGQPGTLGPGESTNIEVELRSSGSESATLTVDGGGKTQRVDYTVETPAYVEISGMPDWLDDEGVLRGDSRTAQITVEETGGHQGFNGIDVQGDDGGIRGLENVRVGAGGSTTVTVTFTADNSANQYDDIGGRLELDPNELGTDYNVESDVTLETFVAFPAQFGDINLELEEFEFDEPQSVGSITRQTTIEIENSGDRKLNFNRVAIGSTPFSSVEVSSEPNSIGPGETESVGLEITAETSLDEGAYDFDAALYANNVDSSDLTDTVDIEHGVEMSVSTLQIRSGDVPIGNTDSASITVEEELGYKDIENVQMTLSEGPQEWIEVTNNIDSSIDTNGSSDVEYEIQFGPNADIGSTYSWTFVISGDEVANREVTVSATPIPLNLEPLKESLEEAPGESQALEQTSTETLELVNQMDNQIREGEIPREDVTTALTFGDGVIRYLEAIDTVDNSVADGNHDAAQEELIRAAVAFDTMSVYGNAIQDDDLRSRASSVRETAGTELSSRIETQEAHYEEQLESGDTTPVEEARIKTELARIASLQGDSERAESLEAEADSAFETYSTLVGEGETKRQEAIDDWEEMESDIFVTVVGQQLILNPVHYDKFEDRSDTLLSAYDDAEMAFTEAGETTRAEAVAEERAQRANALTIARWSLFVSMAIGAVIIISIITHTARGMYWYIEDSKESISGDFLI from the coding sequence ATGTATAAACGGACTCTCGTCTTGTTCGTAATCATCTCATTGGTACTATCACTTGGGGCCTCTGGAGGAGTAGGTGCACAGACGAGTAATTGGACTCTCGATGAAACCAGCGAAACAGTTACATTCGGCCCAGGTGAAGACACTATAACTGATACTGTAACCGTTCGTAATGATGATAGAAACAATTCAGTCAGTCTTTCTGCATCAATTGACGGTGGACACACAGTAGCCGGTCAACCAGGAACTCTTGGACCAGGAGAGAGTACAAATATAGAAGTTGAACTTAGAAGTAGCGGCTCTGAGTCAGCGACACTCACTGTTGATGGTGGCGGCAAAACGCAGAGGGTTGATTATACTGTCGAGACCCCAGCTTACGTCGAAATATCAGGTATGCCGGACTGGCTAGATGACGAGGGTGTTCTACGTGGCGATTCTCGGACTGCACAAATAACTGTTGAGGAGACTGGCGGCCATCAAGGATTCAACGGAATAGATGTGCAAGGAGACGATGGTGGGATTAGGGGACTTGAGAATGTAAGAGTTGGTGCAGGGGGCAGCACAACGGTCACTGTCACGTTTACCGCTGACAATAGTGCCAACCAATACGACGACATCGGTGGGCGATTAGAGCTTGATCCAAATGAGTTGGGAACTGATTATAATGTTGAGAGCGATGTTACTCTTGAAACATTCGTTGCGTTTCCAGCGCAATTCGGCGATATAAATCTTGAGTTAGAGGAGTTTGAGTTTGACGAACCACAGAGCGTTGGATCAATCACTCGACAGACAACCATTGAAATCGAAAACAGCGGAGACCGCAAACTTAATTTTAATCGGGTGGCAATCGGTTCAACACCATTTAGTAGTGTAGAAGTATCAAGTGAGCCGAACTCAATCGGTCCCGGGGAAACGGAATCAGTAGGTCTTGAGATCACTGCAGAGACCAGCTTGGACGAAGGTGCGTATGATTTTGACGCCGCACTATACGCGAACAACGTTGATAGCTCAGACCTCACCGACACTGTAGATATTGAACACGGCGTTGAAATGTCAGTAAGCACACTCCAGATCCGATCCGGCGATGTGCCGATCGGCAATACGGACTCAGCTAGCATCACGGTAGAGGAAGAATTAGGATACAAAGATATCGAAAACGTCCAGATGACCCTTTCAGAGGGCCCTCAAGAGTGGATTGAGGTGACTAATAATATTGATTCTTCAATAGATACCAACGGGTCCTCTGATGTAGAATACGAGATACAATTTGGGCCCAATGCAGATATTGGGTCCACATACAGTTGGACGTTTGTGATCAGTGGCGATGAAGTTGCAAATCGAGAAGTCACTGTAAGCGCGACTCCGATACCACTTAATCTAGAGCCTCTCAAAGAATCTCTTGAGGAGGCTCCGGGGGAAAGCCAGGCACTTGAGCAAACCTCCACAGAGACTCTTGAACTCGTAAATCAGATGGACAATCAAATTCGAGAGGGCGAGATTCCTCGCGAAGATGTCACAACTGCCCTCACGTTTGGGGATGGAGTCATTAGGTATTTGGAAGCAATTGATACCGTTGATAATTCGGTTGCCGATGGGAACCATGATGCCGCACAGGAAGAACTAATCCGTGCGGCAGTCGCGTTCGACACAATGTCTGTCTACGGGAACGCAATCCAAGATGATGATCTTCGAAGTAGGGCATCTTCAGTTCGTGAAACAGCCGGTACAGAACTCTCTTCGCGTATTGAAACGCAGGAGGCTCATTACGAAGAGCAACTTGAATCAGGGGACACAACGCCAGTCGAGGAGGCAAGAATCAAAACCGAATTAGCAAGGATCGCTTCGTTACAGGGTGACTCTGAGCGGGCAGAATCACTTGAAGCCGAAGCTGATTCGGCATTTGAAACATATAGTACGCTGGTGGGCGAAGGTGAAACAAAGCGTCAGGAGGCTATAGACGACTGGGAAGAGATGGAGTCAGATATCTTTGTAACTGTTGTTGGGCAGCAACTCATTCTTAATCCAGTACATTATGACAAGTTTGAGGACCGTTCGGATACACTACTTTCGGCTTATGACGATGCCGAGATGGCATTCACTGAAGCGGGGGAAACAACCCGCGCAGAGGCAGTCGCCGAAGAACGAGCCCAACGTGCGAATGCGTTAACAATCGCGCGATGGTCACTCTTTGTCTCAATGGCAATTGGGGCGGTCATTATTATTTCAATAATCACCCACACTGCCCGAGGGATGTATTGGTACATCGAAGATTCTAAAGAGTCAATTAGTGGGGACTTTCTCATATGA
- a CDS encoding outer membrane protein assembly factor BamB family protein: protein MNGYRRIDSFNRSQIDSVGVSESTIAIASDNRVTLISGTDRSEFEHEARIEDIAIDERVIILSSDQVTAYTRDGSKVWNRSFNSPYSVAALSNKALFGILERDQICTVDSETGQESFTSKRNRSGQPQSDRFIGIKDGFVSATWSFLRCIDASGEEIFDQNLNTAIRDIGFCDGVIIASLQNDQLKGFDASTGKKRWETELPAKQLSPVSNQNLLISTEDGPKSIAADGSIHFAEGLAAGDIYTSWDGSVACSVSDGTVVSHILKQELIDVDILTESVGVGGTIDVSVTNLGETVNDVRIKGKLNNADLSPNERRIELTPLDPISTDFPVDSVRTDGKTEFSLYIEDRRVAGEFIEITDAAESVIAADADLQPIKIEDGIIELELSITNTGSIPFDSVQVFEDSEEKTNVGPSETWEKTITRSYEPEQVITVGVEIFRGNRRTELAPTCKLPEHPSIELKQKRDALHGRINGDNRVVWSDELVIDVPGADRARSPVQIEDGTLVVVLPIYEEGIARIELSGIQIADQAQMSSQDPLSRLTKDVNKKTKTRTQTDHSLLPDQPQTESRDEVTTETQTSEKRETRSQDETSSESDEYSMKISSDSGSRTSEKISIQRDISKNQVPIGHATCERITVRNDGYSTVKPTIVVGDNQFDTGKLAPSDTWQTERTHVFFSDSNTQLPEATVEQDGQIISSIPAKKITIINSGLIVHRAVCTVNDEYEVELENRTDSDRQVDWIKIGGQKINIDTQTLATGNQTVFTGRKLTSEVSDYVKTKIMTSSPSGMQEEINTVTIEDSEANYNSNTLIQTAIGPATQVAGDYGTVVMVFENGTNESLSDVSIKAEGEKINDMLYSQAHREVLPPNERIEHYVDLKTEAGTIEFDISITYTEENATEKSRILRASGPAVKTEAEWTDKHRNSWTIDDKTELNLDIPPRISTSFQ, encoded by the coding sequence ATGAATGGCTACCGGCGGATTGATTCGTTCAATCGTTCTCAGATTGATTCTGTTGGGGTCAGTGAGAGTACGATTGCGATTGCGTCCGACAACCGAGTCACCCTTATTTCTGGAACGGACCGGTCTGAGTTTGAGCATGAGGCTCGGATTGAAGATATCGCGATAGACGAGCGAGTCATCATCCTCTCATCTGATCAGGTTACAGCGTATACCCGCGACGGATCAAAAGTTTGGAACCGGAGTTTTAATTCTCCATATTCAGTCGCTGCCCTTTCAAATAAAGCACTATTTGGTATTTTAGAGCGGGATCAAATATGTACAGTTGACTCAGAGACCGGTCAAGAGAGCTTTACAAGCAAACGAAACCGGTCAGGGCAACCACAGAGTGATCGGTTTATTGGGATCAAAGACGGATTCGTTTCCGCTACATGGTCATTTCTGCGCTGTATTGACGCTTCTGGTGAGGAAATATTTGATCAAAATCTGAATACAGCGATACGTGACATAGGATTTTGCGATGGCGTGATTATTGCATCCCTACAAAATGACCAATTGAAAGGTTTCGATGCTTCAACTGGAAAAAAGCGCTGGGAAACCGAGCTTCCAGCTAAACAACTTTCCCCCGTTAGTAACCAGAACTTGCTCATTAGTACTGAAGACGGTCCTAAATCAATCGCCGCGGACGGATCGATCCATTTCGCTGAGGGCCTCGCAGCCGGTGATATATATACCAGTTGGGATGGTTCAGTCGCTTGCTCGGTTTCAGATGGAACCGTTGTTTCGCACATCCTGAAGCAAGAATTGATTGATGTTGACATTCTTACTGAGTCCGTCGGCGTGGGCGGTACAATTGATGTAAGTGTAACAAATCTTGGTGAGACTGTAAATGACGTCCGAATCAAAGGAAAGCTCAATAATGCCGACCTTTCTCCAAATGAACGGCGGATAGAGCTCACACCATTGGACCCAATATCAACTGATTTTCCAGTTGATTCTGTCCGCACAGATGGGAAAACAGAATTTTCGCTCTATATTGAAGACCGGAGGGTTGCAGGAGAATTCATTGAGATCACCGATGCAGCTGAGAGCGTGATTGCGGCTGATGCGGATCTGCAGCCTATCAAAATTGAGGATGGTATCATAGAACTTGAACTCTCAATTACAAACACAGGAAGTATTCCCTTTGATTCAGTTCAGGTATTTGAAGACAGCGAAGAAAAAACGAATGTCGGCCCCAGTGAAACATGGGAAAAAACCATCACGAGATCGTATGAGCCAGAACAGGTCATAACCGTTGGGGTAGAGATTTTTCGCGGAAATCGACGGACAGAGCTCGCACCAACTTGCAAACTCCCTGAACATCCTTCAATTGAACTAAAACAGAAACGCGACGCCCTACATGGGCGGATTAACGGCGACAACCGGGTAGTGTGGTCTGACGAACTCGTCATTGATGTACCGGGAGCTGACCGTGCTCGATCGCCAGTCCAGATCGAAGACGGCACGTTAGTTGTAGTGCTTCCGATCTATGAAGAGGGGATTGCCCGGATTGAGCTTTCCGGGATCCAAATTGCGGATCAAGCTCAAATGAGTAGTCAAGACCCATTATCTCGTCTTACCAAGGATGTTAATAAGAAGACGAAGACTCGCACACAAACTGACCACTCGTTGCTTCCTGATCAACCCCAGACTGAATCAAGAGATGAGGTAACAACTGAAACTCAAACGTCTGAGAAAAGGGAAACACGAAGTCAAGACGAGACATCATCGGAGTCTGATGAGTACAGTATGAAAATCAGTAGTGATTCTGGTAGCCGTACTTCTGAAAAGATTTCTATACAGCGCGATATCTCTAAGAATCAAGTGCCAATCGGACACGCTACCTGTGAACGGATTACAGTTCGAAATGACGGCTATAGCACTGTCAAGCCAACAATTGTTGTCGGTGACAACCAATTTGATACGGGCAAACTCGCTCCTAGTGATACATGGCAGACTGAACGAACCCACGTATTCTTTTCAGATAGTAATACGCAACTTCCAGAGGCTACCGTTGAACAAGATGGTCAGATCATTAGTAGTATTCCGGCTAAAAAAATAACAATAATAAATAGCGGCCTGATTGTTCATCGCGCTGTCTGTACGGTAAATGATGAATATGAAGTTGAACTTGAGAATCGCACTGACTCAGATCGGCAAGTTGATTGGATTAAAATTGGCGGTCAAAAAATTAATATTGACACGCAGACCCTCGCAACTGGCAATCAAACGGTGTTTACCGGACGGAAGCTCACATCCGAGGTGTCGGACTATGTTAAGACGAAAATTATGACATCTAGTCCAAGTGGGATGCAGGAAGAGATTAACACAGTAACTATTGAGGATAGTGAGGCAAATTATAACAGTAATACTCTAATCCAGACGGCAATCGGGCCAGCTACACAGGTCGCTGGCGATTACGGAACCGTTGTAATGGTCTTTGAGAATGGCACTAACGAGTCGTTATCAGACGTCTCTATCAAAGCAGAGGGTGAGAAAATAAACGACATGTTGTATTCTCAAGCCCATCGAGAGGTTCTTCCGCCTAATGAAAGAATTGAACACTACGTAGACCTGAAGACTGAGGCTGGGACTATTGAGTTTGACATCAGTATCACCTACACCGAGGAAAACGCAACCGAAAAGTCACGTATACTCCGAGCAAGCGGGCCAGCAGTCAAAACCGAAGCAGAGTGGACAGACAAACATCGGAACTCGTGGACGATAGATGACAAGACTGAGTTGAATCTCGATATTCCGCCACGGATCTCAACGTCTTTCCAGTGA
- a CDS encoding ATP-binding protein: MLNLTPIVKRDQPSSKIKVGRKKVGPGTEMVEIMHKGTRAHFYVDLVEDSVVDKIGNKVKMHRNVVSLFGGIDWSSDFLVDPDVSKRAVEICNSVKVFTNEITPDELEPFLRQNEYLLHPIEEIVPKGDELVSFEIASMEPTGYTTLRVTDTTEIDFVDAGEFRELSSSRSRDGRRNAASGPESKKEEISVSLNPKKPTASFEEDVAGLSEVKKTADMLLALFDPSVRNEVIERYGDSFATRGNSMMMYGPPGCGKTLVSEAIAHEAKYNSGIEEDYGEVKFLEIKGSDVLSKYSGESEKRVEAIFEKAHGIAQEGFAILFFDEVETLIPDRSEDSLQRHERSLTNAFLQEMNDVEDNLLVIGATNMPFTIDPAATRRFPIQQFIPQPDKHVMAEVWEKNLDSIESADRIDFERLGEASVGYTPAEIADRVLGSEFQRDLVESVHRPDREPVVPDTDYFLSRLDQTEAKTIRQYVTSVRNQLDDIEGYPEMQRYVEQQAEELGISIGGGPTLAEQLLGGDDDSGETEK; encoded by the coding sequence ATGCTTAATTTAACACCGATAGTGAAACGGGACCAGCCTTCGTCGAAAATCAAGGTTGGTAGGAAAAAAGTCGGTCCAGGAACAGAGATGGTTGAAATAATGCATAAAGGGACGCGAGCGCATTTTTATGTTGATCTAGTCGAAGACTCGGTCGTCGACAAAATCGGTAATAAGGTGAAGATGCATCGAAATGTGGTGTCCCTGTTCGGTGGAATTGACTGGAGTTCGGACTTTCTAGTCGACCCAGATGTAAGTAAACGAGCGGTTGAGATCTGCAATTCAGTCAAAGTATTCACAAACGAAATCACGCCAGACGAGTTAGAACCGTTCCTTCGGCAAAATGAGTATCTATTACATCCGATTGAGGAGATTGTACCAAAGGGGGACGAACTCGTTTCCTTCGAGATTGCATCAATGGAACCCACTGGTTACACTACGCTTCGGGTCACAGACACAACTGAGATCGATTTCGTTGACGCAGGTGAGTTCCGTGAACTGAGTTCAAGTAGGAGCCGTGATGGACGGCGGAACGCGGCTAGTGGGCCAGAGAGTAAAAAAGAAGAGATATCTGTCAGTCTCAATCCAAAGAAACCAACAGCCAGTTTTGAAGAGGATGTTGCTGGACTCTCAGAGGTTAAGAAGACTGCAGATATGCTTCTGGCGCTTTTTGATCCATCGGTCCGAAATGAAGTAATTGAGCGCTATGGAGATAGTTTTGCTACCCGAGGCAACAGCATGATGATGTATGGGCCACCGGGCTGTGGAAAAACGCTTGTTTCAGAAGCGATTGCACATGAGGCAAAGTACAACTCAGGAATTGAGGAAGACTATGGAGAGGTAAAGTTTCTTGAAATAAAGGGCAGCGATGTGCTCTCTAAGTACTCTGGCGAATCAGAAAAGCGAGTTGAGGCGATATTTGAGAAGGCTCATGGGATTGCACAGGAGGGCTTTGCGATTCTATTCTTTGACGAGGTTGAGACTTTGATTCCAGATCGGAGTGAAGATTCTCTACAGCGACACGAGCGCTCGTTAACTAACGCTTTCTTACAAGAAATGAATGATGTTGAGGACAACTTGCTTGTCATCGGTGCAACTAATATGCCGTTTACAATAGATCCGGCAGCAACCCGTCGGTTCCCGATCCAGCAGTTCATTCCACAGCCGGACAAACACGTCATGGCTGAAGTCTGGGAGAAGAACTTGGACTCGATTGAGAGCGCAGATCGAATTGATTTTGAACGACTTGGAGAGGCATCTGTCGGATACACGCCAGCCGAAATCGCTGATCGAGTTTTAGGCAGTGAGTTTCAACGTGATCTCGTAGAGAGTGTCCACCGACCCGACCGTGAGCCGGTCGTCCCTGATACAGACTACTTTTTATCACGACTTGATCAGACAGAAGCAAAAACCATCCGACAGTACGTTACGAGCGTTAGAAACCAACTTGATGATATCGAGGGATATCCAGAAATGCAGCGGTACGTTGAACAGCAAGCTGAAGAGCTTGGCATTAGTATCGGTGGCGGGCCTACACTTGCCGAACAGTTGCTTGGGGGCGATGACGACTCGGGGGAAACAGAAAAATGA